One Candidatus Acididesulfobacter guangdongensis genomic window carries:
- a CDS encoding proline--tRNA ligase, protein MRYSQFFIPSLKEDPKEAVLQSHKLMLRAGYIRQLSGGIYAYLPLGYKSVKKLENLIREEMNNAGAIELSMPFVQPLDLWKQSGRDKDYGKELLRFKDRQDRDFCLAPTYEEVITDLAGKNIQSYKELPLTLYQIHLKFRDEMRPRYGLMRAKEFIMKDAYSFDADIEGLDESYRKMKKAYTNIFKRLGFDFIFIKADSGEIGGSYSEELMVVSEYGEDKIAICNNCGYSSSLESAVSVGYFPEPLKACRQPRMTKLATPDKKTINEVSEYLKIGSESFAKTIIYETEIGFIAAMVRGDREINEHKLKRIAEVKELNLAKEQDVEEITGAPCGFAGPFGLKNIKLIIIDEEIQAQEYWLTGANEKDFHMANVKPGRDFTADIVADIRTVKDGDICIRCAGRLNVRNVIELGHIFKLEEKYSSVMDAGFLDENGKKKNFVMGCYGIGVGRTFQALIEIFSDENGINLPVSISPFTVSVVSLNPNDENVKNIADKIYEDLLESGLDVLYDDRKLSAGVKLKDNDLIGIPLKIIVGNKTVKENKYELSIRKSGKKEFFDDLESLYNRVKKLSLVENFINM, encoded by the coding sequence ATGAGATACTCACAATTTTTTATACCTTCGTTAAAAGAAGACCCTAAGGAAGCGGTTCTTCAGAGTCACAAACTTATGCTCAGAGCCGGCTATATAAGGCAGCTTTCCGGCGGGATTTATGCATATTTGCCGCTTGGGTACAAATCAGTAAAAAAATTAGAAAATTTAATAAGAGAAGAAATGAATAATGCCGGCGCTATTGAGCTTTCGATGCCGTTTGTTCAGCCGCTTGATTTATGGAAACAATCCGGGAGAGATAAAGATTACGGCAAAGAATTGTTAAGATTTAAAGACAGGCAGGATAGAGATTTTTGTCTTGCTCCGACGTATGAAGAGGTCATTACCGATTTAGCCGGCAAAAATATCCAATCTTATAAGGAGCTTCCTCTCACACTATATCAGATACATTTGAAATTCAGAGATGAAATGCGCCCGAGATACGGTCTTATGCGGGCTAAAGAATTTATTATGAAAGATGCTTACAGTTTTGATGCGGATATAGAAGGGCTAGACGAAAGCTACAGAAAAATGAAAAAAGCATATACTAATATATTCAAACGCCTTGGTTTTGATTTTATTTTTATAAAAGCCGATTCCGGAGAAATAGGCGGGTCATACTCAGAAGAACTTATGGTGGTTAGTGAATACGGGGAAGATAAAATTGCAATATGCAATAATTGCGGATACAGCAGTTCTTTAGAATCCGCCGTATCCGTCGGTTATTTTCCTGAGCCTTTAAAGGCATGCAGGCAGCCGAGAATGACAAAACTTGCAACTCCGGATAAAAAGACCATTAATGAAGTAAGCGAATATTTGAAAATCGGCTCCGAAAGTTTTGCAAAAACTATAATCTATGAGACTGAAATAGGTTTTATAGCTGCAATGGTCAGGGGCGACAGAGAAATTAACGAACATAAGCTAAAAAGAATAGCCGAAGTCAAAGAGCTTAATCTTGCCAAAGAACAGGACGTCGAGGAAATAACAGGAGCGCCATGCGGTTTTGCAGGACCTTTCGGTCTTAAAAATATAAAACTTATAATTATTGATGAAGAAATACAGGCGCAGGAATACTGGCTGACAGGGGCGAATGAAAAAGATTTTCACATGGCAAATGTTAAACCGGGAAGGGATTTTACGGCGGATATTGTTGCTGATATAAGAACAGTCAAAGACGGCGATATATGCATAAGGTGCGCAGGTCGTCTAAATGTCAGGAATGTAATAGAATTGGGACACATTTTTAAATTAGAAGAAAAATATTCATCGGTTATGGATGCCGGTTTTCTTGATGAAAACGGCAAAAAAAAGAATTTTGTCATGGGCTGCTACGGCATCGGCGTGGGAAGAACTTTTCAGGCGCTTATAGAAATTTTTTCCGATGAAAACGGCATTAATCTGCCTGTTTCAATCAGTCCTTTTACTGTTTCCGTCGTTTCTTTAAATCCTAATGACGAAAATGTGAAAAATATTGCAGATAAAATATATGAAGACTTATTGGAATCAGGATTAGATGTTTTATACGATGACAGAAAATTATCGGCGGGTGTTAAATTAAAAGATAATGACCTTATTGGAATTCCGCTTAAAATAATAGTAGGAAATAAAACAGTTAAAGAAAATAAATATGAGCTTTCAATAAGAAAAAGCGGTAAAAAGGAATTTTTTGATGATTTGGAAAGTCTTTACAATAGGGTAAAAAAACTATCGCTTGTAGAAAATTTTATAAATATGTAA
- a CDS encoding ATPase P, translated as MIRLNIPGNADAAIKNVVFDMNGTLAEDGVIKDSVKRLLIELSKNADIYIITSDTFGSAADSVKDLNVKLYIIDGENSAEKKKDIVYKLGYSETVVIGNGYNDYAMFKQGFIGIGIMGLEGLSLKAALHCDIIIGNIEDAINLLLNPKRLIATLRD; from the coding sequence ATGATAAGGTTAAATATTCCGGGTAATGCCGATGCTGCTATAAAAAATGTAGTTTTTGATATGAACGGAACACTGGCTGAAGACGGCGTTATTAAAGATTCCGTAAAGCGTCTCCTTATTGAATTATCAAAAAATGCGGATATATACATTATTACATCAGATACATTCGGCAGCGCAGCTGATTCGGTTAAAGATTTAAATGTAAAATTATATATTATTGACGGTGAAAATTCTGCAGAAAAGAAGAAAGATATAGTTTATAAATTAGGATACTCCGAAACCGTCGTGATAGGTAACGGGTACAATGATTACGCCATGTTTAAACAAGGGTTTATCGGTATCGGAATAATGGGGCTCGAAGGACTTTCTTTGAAAGCAGCGCTTCACTGCGACATTATTATAGGTAATATAGAAGATGCTATTAATCTTTTATTGAATCCTAAAAGATTAATAGCAACATTAAGAGATTGA
- a CDS encoding zinc ribbon domain-containing protein — protein MPIYEYECKKCGKTFEVYQRITETSKDVKCPVCGEPDPQRKISAFSSCGTSGSDGYSGGGCSSGGHSSGFG, from the coding sequence ATGCCGATTTACGAATATGAATGTAAAAAATGCGGTAAAACTTTCGAGGTTTACCAGAGAATTACCGAAACAAGCAAAGACGTAAAATGTCCTGTGTGCGGCGAACCTGATCCGCAAAGGAAGATAAGCGCATTCAGCAGCTGCGGAACAAGCGGTTCGGATGGTTATTCCGGCGGAGGCTGTTCTTCGGGCGGGCATAGCAGCGGGTTTGGCTGA
- a CDS encoding sigma-54-dependent Fis family transcriptional regulator, which yields MKKILLIDDEENLLKTISLNLEKFNFKVTCAVNIKTAIQIFNNNNFDVILCDLKIKNSISGIDFLEIVRKKDPDIIFILITAYGNIENAVRAMKMGANDFIVKPVDIEGLIDNIKILLNKKNPQQNKIEPPKLFNVNLIYNSKAIKNLIEEVGLIATSNSNVLITGETGTGKELIAKIIHELSGREGEFIGLNCSAFPSDLFENELFGHEKGSYTGAANSQKGKLEIAKDGTIFLDEIGEMPLLMQSKLLRVLQEREFNKIGSNEKINFNARIISATNINLEEAIFQKKFREDLFYRINVCHITIPPLRERKEDIPKLADYFIEKYSKLNNKNIKSISQDALNVLLDYSYPGNVRELENIIERAIIITLYDSVEISNLPRHLTQKDINFKNNTDKFSNYTKLINFEIDMIRSALENNDYNQTKAAEELGISRKKLITKIKKYNL from the coding sequence ATGAAAAAAATTTTGCTAATCGATGATGAAGAAAATTTGCTAAAAACAATAAGTTTAAATTTAGAAAAATTTAACTTTAAGGTAACTTGCGCCGTGAATATTAAAACGGCAATACAAATCTTTAATAATAATAATTTTGACGTAATACTATGTGATTTAAAAATAAAAAATAGCATCAGCGGCATAGATTTTTTAGAAATTGTTAGAAAAAAAGACCCGGATATTATTTTTATATTAATTACTGCTTACGGGAATATAGAAAACGCAGTGAGGGCTATGAAAATGGGGGCGAACGACTTTATAGTAAAACCTGTTGACATTGAAGGATTAATAGATAATATTAAAATACTTTTAAATAAAAAAAATCCGCAGCAAAATAAAATTGAACCCCCAAAATTATTTAATGTAAATTTAATTTATAACAGTAAAGCAATAAAAAATTTAATTGAAGAGGTCGGTTTAATCGCAACATCAAACTCAAATGTTTTGATAACAGGGGAAACCGGAACCGGCAAAGAATTGATTGCAAAAATAATCCACGAACTCTCCGGCAGAGAAGGAGAATTTATAGGTTTAAATTGCAGCGCTTTCCCATCAGATTTGTTTGAAAATGAATTATTCGGTCATGAAAAAGGTTCATACACCGGAGCGGCAAATTCGCAAAAAGGCAAATTAGAAATTGCAAAAGACGGAACAATTTTTTTAGACGAGATTGGCGAAATGCCTTTATTGATGCAGTCTAAATTGCTGAGGGTGCTGCAAGAAAGAGAATTTAATAAAATAGGTTCAAACGAAAAAATTAATTTTAACGCAAGAATTATAAGCGCAACAAATATTAATTTAGAAGAAGCCATATTTCAAAAAAAGTTTAGGGAAGATTTATTTTATAGAATTAATGTATGCCATATAACAATACCTCCTCTTAGAGAAAGAAAAGAAGATATTCCAAAATTAGCAGATTATTTTATTGAGAAGTATTCAAAATTAAATAATAAAAACATTAAATCAATTTCACAGGACGCGCTGAATGTTCTTCTTGATTACAGTTATCCCGGCAATGTAAGAGAATTAGAGAATATAATAGAAAGGGCAATAATTATTACTTTATACGATTCCGTAGAAATATCTAATCTGCCGCGGCATTTAACGCAAAAAGACATAAATTTCAAAAATAATACAGATAAATTTTCTAATTATACAAAGTTAATAAATTTTGAAATAGATATGATACGTTCCGCTTTGGAAAATAATGATTATAATCAAACAAAAGCTGCTGAAGAACTGGGAATTTCAAGAAAAAAACTAATTACAAAAATAAAAAAATACAACTTATAG
- a CDS encoding HAMP domain-containing sensor histidine kinase, whose protein sequence is MKNFIKNLSIKWKILISSFIVLFITIFLSDLISLFTIYNTLLYRTELKNYADAKNLVSKIKHAIISRNIKDLRYNLKYYPAKTLKNITIYNNRGFQLFSNNYIFPKVVSLPFNDKKYTSDKYFIKNIYDKKKLIGVAAVSFNTKRESEIINKRILWAAARFFIIGFIFILIGLILLNFIVLFIINPLIDLNKNIDKIKNGNYDINIKSEFHDEIGNIINAFNSMALSIKEYIITIEKLAKEKEELNCMAYIGEMSSMVSHEVKNAVYIISSANKYIKNEIESNQALELVNIIDKESDRLNNLSVSFMNFAKIGGSELSKIRLNELILKTLDLLNYEIKQLNIEINTDLQDNIPQIDGNEDMLKQVFINIIINAIDATANIANGKIWILSYFDNNNDTIYLNFEDNGAGIPEDNMKKIFKPFFTTKNSGTGLGLAISYKIINIHKGVIEVKREKGRTIFSIQFKPSHSNN, encoded by the coding sequence ATGAAAAATTTTATTAAGAATTTAAGTATCAAATGGAAAATATTAATAAGCTCGTTCATTGTTCTTTTTATAACTATTTTTTTAAGCGATCTTATATCATTATTCACTATATATAATACATTACTATACAGAACCGAATTAAAAAATTACGCCGATGCTAAAAATTTAGTATCTAAAATTAAACACGCAATCATATCCCGCAATATTAAAGATTTACGATATAATCTAAAATATTATCCTGCAAAAACATTAAAAAATATTACTATATACAACAATAGAGGTTTTCAGTTATTTTCTAACAATTATATATTTCCAAAAGTCGTATCTTTGCCTTTTAACGATAAAAAATATACATCAGACAAATATTTTATAAAAAATATTTACGATAAAAAAAAATTAATCGGCGTTGCCGCTGTCTCATTTAACACAAAAAGAGAATCTGAAATTATAAATAAAAGAATCTTATGGGCTGCTGCAAGATTTTTTATCATAGGTTTTATATTTATCTTAATCGGCTTAATATTGCTAAATTTTATTGTTCTATTTATAATAAATCCGCTCATTGACCTTAATAAAAATATTGATAAAATCAAAAATGGAAATTATGATATAAATATCAAAAGCGAATTTCACGATGAAATAGGCAATATCATTAATGCGTTTAATTCAATGGCTTTAAGCATAAAAGAATATATAATAACGATTGAAAAGCTAGCTAAAGAGAAAGAGGAATTAAACTGCATGGCTTATATAGGAGAAATGTCGTCAATGGTTTCCCATGAAGTAAAAAATGCTGTCTATATAATAAGTTCCGCAAATAAATATATTAAAAATGAAATAGAGAGTAATCAAGCGTTAGAGCTAGTAAATATAATAGACAAAGAGTCGGACAGACTAAATAATCTTTCGGTAAGCTTTATGAATTTTGCAAAAATCGGCGGCTCAGAATTATCAAAAATCAGACTTAATGAATTGATTTTGAAAACATTAGATTTGCTTAATTATGAAATCAAGCAATTAAATATTGAAATAAACACTGATTTACAGGATAATATTCCGCAGATAGACGGAAACGAGGATATGCTTAAACAGGTCTTTATAAATATTATTATCAACGCAATTGACGCAACCGCAAATATTGCAAATGGAAAAATTTGGATATTAAGCTATTTTGATAACAATAACGATACGATATATTTGAACTTTGAAGATAATGGTGCCGGCATACCCGAAGATAATATGAAAAAAATATTTAAACCTTTTTTTACTACTAAAAATTCAGGGACAGGATTAGGACTCGCAATTTCATATAAAATAATTAATATTCATAAGGGGGTGATAGAGGTAAAAAGAGAAAAAGGAAGAACTATTTTTTCAATACAATTTAAACCTTCCCACAGTAATAATTAA
- a CDS encoding tetrathionate hydrolase, which produces MFSVFSASNVFAAHNKVPMDPIGNTLDPDSPFAPLYLPQNAPKGKNIVGPAAWTHAYGSPDHNAAFNVSLFAPSWIIDGVRWNFPEARAWSLSDSKPFGANINGIKESLAVQTQFLGNSLGVSMVKGVVYAESDDMFVYAVNAQTGKLIWRVSPVGNNLMGNPLVIGNRVYVSAGSVGFNFDNVMRFIKDPASAGRGVDISFNGIYCLNRKNGQLLWYFPTKGDAMPTPAYAYGSLFISTGNGNIDRINAKTGKKEWTTYVGGIANMSSPAIWHHMVYVSMSVISGIYALNTLNGKVLWKGNIPGASNTGMGDVSPAVAGGIVIMDAVANPKEINGKATLETIVRAFKAKTGKVLWTDNMGRGPKIPAFKGGVPMIHDNIVYVGSPVTSDYEAINLYTGQVKWAWHMPNPGPAGSGRGAPTYYHGVLYISSGPDIYAVNPNNGHQIGFYHVGGRFGIVNPTIVGGTIYLGNTWDWINAVPVKDVNPNFDLKKINKKNRKYIGRHFKFKNS; this is translated from the coding sequence ATGTTCTCAGTATTTTCTGCATCAAATGTTTTTGCGGCGCATAATAAAGTTCCAATGGATCCGATTGGCAATACTCTTGATCCTGATAGTCCATTTGCACCGCTATATTTGCCGCAAAACGCCCCAAAAGGCAAAAATATTGTAGGACCTGCTGCTTGGACTCATGCATACGGCAGTCCTGATCACAATGCCGCTTTTAATGTAAGTTTATTTGCTCCGTCATGGATAATAGACGGCGTACGATGGAATTTTCCTGAAGCACGTGCATGGTCGTTAAGTGATAGCAAACCTTTTGGCGCAAATATAAATGGAATCAAAGAATCTCTTGCGGTGCAGACTCAGTTTTTAGGAAATTCTTTGGGCGTATCAATGGTTAAAGGTGTTGTTTATGCTGAAAGCGATGATATGTTTGTATATGCCGTAAATGCGCAGACAGGCAAATTAATCTGGCGCGTAAGTCCTGTAGGAAATAATTTAATGGGGAATCCGTTGGTAATAGGCAATCGTGTTTATGTATCAGCCGGCAGCGTCGGATTTAATTTTGACAACGTTATGCGCTTTATTAAAGACCCGGCGTCCGCAGGCAGAGGTGTAGATATTAGCTTTAATGGCATATATTGCCTAAACAGAAAAAATGGTCAATTGTTATGGTATTTTCCGACGAAAGGAGATGCTATGCCAACCCCTGCATATGCTTACGGTTCTTTGTTTATAAGTACCGGAAACGGTAATATTGACCGCATTAATGCCAAGACTGGAAAGAAAGAATGGACGACTTATGTAGGCGGCATTGCCAATATGTCAAGTCCGGCTATATGGCACCATATGGTCTATGTATCAATGTCTGTAATATCAGGGATTTACGCCCTTAATACTTTAAATGGCAAAGTGTTGTGGAAAGGAAATATTCCCGGCGCCAGCAATACCGGAATGGGCGATGTTTCTCCGGCAGTTGCAGGGGGAATTGTTATAATGGATGCAGTTGCAAATCCTAAAGAAATAAATGGAAAAGCGACGTTAGAAACCATTGTGCGCGCTTTTAAAGCCAAGACGGGCAAGGTATTATGGACGGACAATATGGGGCGCGGTCCTAAGATTCCTGCTTTTAAAGGCGGTGTACCGATGATTCATGATAATATTGTATATGTGGGTTCGCCTGTCACTTCAGACTATGAGGCTATTAATTTATATACAGGGCAAGTAAAATGGGCATGGCATATGCCTAATCCTGGTCCTGCAGGCTCAGGACGGGGAGCGCCGACATATTACCACGGTGTTTTATATATTTCTAGCGGTCCGGATATTTATGCGGTTAATCCTAACAACGGTCATCAAATTGGTTTCTATCACGTTGGAGGACGTTTTGGCATTGTTAATCCGACTATAGTAGGAGGTACTATTTATTTAGGCAATACATGGGATTGGATAAATGCGGTACCGGTTAAAGATGTAAATCCTAATTTTGATCTAAAAAAGATAAATAAAAAAAACAGGAAATATATAGGCAGACATTTTAAATTTAAAAATTCTTAA
- a CDS encoding TolC family protein, which translates to MKIEMENTGRIPNYKISFLLFAIIFTGVFLTILLNFVNNAEASKDLKTASFFNVPSRNSLSLKQAFLYALKHNKLIKIAKYKLQSSVYEENEAFSGFLPKINFNEIYMNTNNPLYAFGNILNQRDLTNQNTDYYFSPSFLDNPGMIQNYESNFQIEEPIFMGGKIYLGYKRAALNKDALKKNLTESQQKVLYDVAKAYYSADLALKYVHLMKNMVKTMRVYKDLTINLYKQGQVVSSDVLRAKVALASMKEKLMAADKNYRLALYYLNITAGIPINTEFTLSTDLKFKPFKKIISVKTLQSKAFKYRPDYKAMSLNKKNMALGITEAEGKFLPKISAAYNYYSNAPTFHPGDAYSYMFTVMFHFNIFSGMYDYNNLEKSKAAFNTAAEYKSLFKDKIEMQVRNAYLKYKTDLINTNVAKLAALNAKKTLKITKNRYDAGITTLINLDRTLDDYKQARLNYINSLYKLDLDKYYIKFVTGTI; encoded by the coding sequence ATGAAAATTGAAATGGAAAATACCGGAAGAATACCTAATTATAAAATAAGTTTTTTATTATTTGCTATAATATTTACCGGCGTATTTTTAACAATATTACTGAATTTCGTGAATAATGCCGAAGCAAGTAAAGATTTAAAAACTGCTTCGTTCTTTAACGTTCCTTCGAGGAATTCTCTTTCCTTAAAACAGGCTTTTTTGTACGCGTTGAAACATAACAAGCTTATCAAAATTGCCAAATATAAATTGCAATCCTCTGTATATGAGGAGAATGAGGCTTTTAGCGGATTTTTGCCAAAAATTAATTTTAATGAAATCTATATGAATACAAATAATCCTCTTTACGCTTTTGGAAACATTTTAAACCAGAGAGATCTTACAAACCAGAATACAGACTATTATTTTAGTCCGTCATTTTTAGACAATCCCGGAATGATTCAAAATTATGAATCAAATTTTCAGATTGAAGAACCTATATTTATGGGCGGAAAAATTTATCTCGGGTATAAGAGGGCTGCTCTCAATAAAGACGCATTAAAGAAAAATTTAACGGAATCTCAGCAAAAAGTATTATACGATGTAGCAAAAGCTTATTATTCAGCAGATTTAGCATTAAAATATGTACATCTCATGAAAAATATGGTTAAAACTATGCGGGTATATAAAGATTTAACTATAAATTTGTACAAACAGGGACAGGTTGTCTCGTCGGATGTTTTAAGGGCTAAAGTGGCTCTTGCTTCAATGAAGGAAAAATTAATGGCTGCAGATAAAAATTACAGGCTAGCCCTTTATTATTTAAACATCACTGCAGGTATCCCGATTAATACAGAATTTACTTTATCGACTGATCTAAAATTTAAACCGTTTAAAAAAATAATATCTGTAAAAACCTTACAGAGTAAAGCCTTTAAATATCGCCCTGATTATAAAGCTATGTCTTTAAATAAAAAAAATATGGCTCTCGGGATTACAGAAGCTGAAGGAAAATTTTTGCCGAAAATATCCGCTGCCTATAATTATTACAGCAACGCTCCGACTTTTCATCCGGGTGATGCTTACAGCTACATGTTTACCGTTATGTTTCATTTTAATATATTTTCGGGGATGTATGATTATAATAACTTAGAAAAATCTAAAGCGGCATTTAATACTGCTGCCGAATATAAAAGTTTATTTAAAGATAAAATTGAAATGCAGGTACGCAATGCGTATTTAAAATATAAAACAGATTTAATCAATACTAATGTTGCAAAATTAGCAGCGTTAAATGCGAAGAAAACCCTTAAAATAACAAAAAACAGGTATGATGCAGGCATCACTACATTAATTAATTTAGACAGAACGCTTGATGATTATAAACAGGCAAGATTAAATTATATAAATAGTTTATACAAACTTGACCTTGATAAATATTATATAAAATTTGTAACAGGAACGATTTAA
- a CDS encoding ArsR family transcriptional regulator produces MESEISFEEQAELLKTLGHPIRLKIIEVLITNQSCVKNIWGSLGLPQATVSQHLVALKNKGIVSAKRDGVMMCYKLNDDVIEKIFNILKEYKTKK; encoded by the coding sequence ATGGAATCAGAAATATCTTTTGAAGAACAAGCAGAACTTTTAAAGACATTAGGACATCCGATCAGATTAAAAATCATAGAAGTTCTGATTACTAATCAGTCTTGCGTTAAAAATATATGGGGGAGTCTCGGTTTGCCCCAAGCCACGGTTTCGCAGCATCTCGTCGCATTAAAAAATAAGGGCATAGTCAGCGCAAAAAGAGACGGAGTTATGATGTGCTATAAACTAAACGATGACGTTATTGAAAAAATATTTAATATTTTAAAAGAATATAAAACAAAAAAATAG
- a CDS encoding peroxiredoxin family protein, whose translation MPEQKKMSIIAIHGTLDMAYPPLILASTAATLDIPTTIFFTFYGLNILRKDVGTALKVAPLGNPAMPMPVPNIIGAIPGMTNMATSMMKSMIKKHGVATIPELISLCQETGVKFIACQMTVDLFGFKKEDLIDGIEYGGAAMYMEDASTSDITLAF comes from the coding sequence ATGCCAGAACAAAAAAAAATGTCAATTATTGCAATACATGGAACCTTAGATATGGCTTATCCGCCGCTTATCCTTGCTTCTACTGCTGCAACGCTTGATATTCCGACGACTATATTCTTTACATTCTATGGGTTAAACATCTTAAGGAAAGATGTCGGGACAGCCTTAAAAGTTGCTCCGTTAGGCAACCCTGCTATGCCTATGCCTGTTCCAAACATTATCGGCGCAATCCCGGGCATGACCAATATGGCTACTTCTATGATGAAATCCATGATTAAAAAACACGGGGTGGCAACCATTCCTGAACTAATCAGTTTATGCCAAGAAACAGGAGTAAAATTTATCGCATGTCAAATGACTGTAGACCTTTTTGGATTTAAAAAAGAAGACTTGATTGACGGTATTGAATACGGCGGAGCCGCTATGTACATGGAAGATGCTTCTACATCCGATATTACCCTCGCTTTTTAA
- a CDS encoding DHA2 family efflux MFS transporter permease subunit — protein MSKSKYYKWYILIISVVASFMAILDINIVTVALPKMMSHYGENATNIEWVMIAYTITYSIVILLTTYTSKKYGLKIPFIVSILFFLLGSALCGMAPSFKFLVLFRVIQAIGGAGLIPISLNLLAKYFEPNERGKAMGIWTIGIMMAPAIGPLLGGYFVDYVDWRMIFYINIPVGFILLLLTIAILDNDIPVKKYMHNFDYVGFIFIGIFLGTLLYVLNEGQTLEWNSRIIITFEIISFASLLLFFINEIFTKSPIIDFRIFKNYNFVMGNIVSMVRSAAIFSSMFILPLFIENILNYNAMRAGILMIPLALSVAVVSPIAGTISDKIGPKYLLAAGMIILGYSNLGLGNLSLNTSIDYIAWNQVLRGIGIGLINAPVMSTVINSVGWDLIPEASALYNVLFQVGASFGIAGIGYELVVRQIYHLNQFARDISQKSASAQSMLNFLHSDLIKNAPSYFRYGYFPTYTMKFFDNVIYLYSEISSFGDIFVILAYLCIIGLLSAILIKNTKYNK, from the coding sequence ATGAGCAAAAGCAAATATTATAAATGGTATATTTTAATAATATCCGTGGTCGCTTCTTTTATGGCGATTTTAGATATTAATATAGTTACCGTCGCACTCCCAAAAATGATGTCTCATTACGGAGAAAATGCGACTAACATTGAATGGGTAATGATTGCCTACACCATAACCTATTCCATCGTTATTCTTCTTACCACATATACAAGCAAGAAATACGGATTAAAAATACCGTTTATAGTTTCTATTTTATTTTTCCTTTTAGGTTCAGCGCTATGCGGCATGGCTCCTTCTTTCAAATTTTTGGTTCTTTTTAGAGTAATTCAGGCAATAGGCGGCGCAGGACTCATACCCATTTCTTTAAATCTTCTTGCAAAATATTTTGAACCTAACGAAAGAGGCAAGGCAATGGGCATATGGACAATCGGAATTATGATGGCGCCCGCCATAGGACCTTTATTAGGCGGTTATTTCGTTGACTATGTAGATTGGAGAATGATATTTTATATAAATATTCCGGTAGGATTTATTTTATTGCTATTAACTATTGCAATTTTAGACAATGATATACCGGTAAAAAAATATATGCATAACTTTGATTATGTGGGATTTATATTTATAGGAATATTTCTGGGAACATTACTTTATGTGCTGAATGAAGGGCAAACTTTAGAGTGGAACTCACGCATTATCATAACCTTTGAAATTATAAGTTTTGCTTCTCTATTGTTATTTTTTATTAATGAAATATTTACTAAGTCGCCTATAATAGATTTTAGAATATTTAAAAATTATAATTTTGTAATGGGAAATATCGTCAGCATGGTGCGTTCTGCCGCGATATTTAGTTCAATGTTTATACTGCCTCTTTTTATCGAAAATATATTAAACTACAATGCAATGCGCGCCGGTATTCTGATGATACCGTTAGCTTTATCCGTTGCAGTTGTATCTCCTATTGCAGGCACTATCTCAGATAAAATAGGACCTAAATATTTGCTGGCTGCAGGGATGATTATTTTAGGATATTCAAATCTTGGTTTAGGAAATTTATCTTTAAACACGAGCATAGATTATATAGCTTGGAATCAGGTTCTGAGAGGAATCGGCATAGGTTTGATAAATGCACCGGTTATGAGTACAGTAATAAATTCTGTAGGATGGGATCTTATACCTGAAGCATCCGCATTATATAACGTGCTGTTTCAAGTAGGCGCTTCGTTCGGTATTGCAGGTATAGGATACGAGCTGGTAGTGCGCCAGATTTATCATCTAAACCAGTTTGCAAGGGACATCAGCCAAAAGTCTGCTTCAGCGCAATCAATGCTGAATTTTTTGCATAGCGATTTAATCAAAAATGCTCCTTCTTATTTTAGATATGGCTATTTTCCCACATATACAATGAAATTTTTTGATAATGTAATATATTTATATTCCGAGATAAGCTCGTTTGGAGATATTTTCGTTATTTTGGCGTATTTATGTATAATAGGATTATTATCCGCAATATTAATCAAAAACACTAAATATAATAAATAG
- a CDS encoding DNA-binding protein, whose protein sequence is MPLIKIKDVAEMLSMNANSIYKLVYRKAIPYIKIGGTLRFDKDKIIAWINQNSYDIINPKSKRL, encoded by the coding sequence ATGCCTCTGATAAAAATTAAAGACGTTGCCGAAATGCTGTCGATGAATGCAAACAGCATTTATAAACTTGTTTATCGCAAGGCTATCCCTTATATAAAAATAGGCGGAACTTTAAGATTCGATAAAGATAAAATTATTGCTTGGATTAATCAGAACAGCTATGATATTATTAATCCGAAAAGTAAGCGTTTGTAA